In candidate division WOR-3 bacterium, a single genomic region encodes these proteins:
- a CDS encoding GyrI-like domain-containing protein — protein sequence MDKLLISSLVALLILGCGGPKKETSPQSTTAQSGFIAITKVIDSMCVISLEKKGPYAEVGKAFAELTSRALLNKVTITGTPFAIYYDDPNKVIPESTRYEVCIPVASSTKEDKLIKIKKLPPTEVASTIYIGPYDKIGPTYLNFMSWLEKNNYIISGPAREIYLNDPSKVPAESLKTEIQFPIKKKT from the coding sequence ATGGATAAATTATTAATATCAAGTTTAGTCGCCTTGTTAATTCTCGGTTGTGGTGGTCCAAAAAAGGAAACTTCTCCCCAATCGACCACGGCTCAATCTGGGTTTATTGCGATTACTAAAGTAATCGATTCTATGTGCGTAATCTCGCTGGAGAAAAAAGGACCTTACGCCGAAGTTGGTAAGGCATTTGCTGAATTGACGAGTCGGGCACTATTAAACAAAGTGACCATAACTGGTACGCCTTTTGCTATTTATTATGATGACCCCAATAAAGTTATTCCTGAATCGACTCGTTATGAAGTTTGCATCCCAGTTGCATCAAGCACCAAAGAAGATAAACTAATAAAAATTAAAAAATTACCTCCAACTGAAGTTGCTTCAACAATTTATATTGGACCTTATGATAAAATCGGTCCAACCTATCTCAATTTTATGTCTTGGCTGGAAAAAAATAATTATATCATCAGCGGACCGGCAAGAGAAATCTACCTAAACGACCCATCCAAAGTTCCGGCTGAGTCTCTAAAGACGGAAATTCAGTTTCCCATCAAAAAGAAGACATAA
- a CDS encoding FAD:protein FMN transferase, translating to MKLRLILTFLICLSIFCAKIQEKLFQYNDFIFGSYLTIKIFASDSVQAKRSIRKIMRTLRHIDTVASVYIKESEVSKLNRKGCAIMSRELKELIMKAIEVSEKSEGAFDITVRPAMKVWGLDSLNVKQSPVAEKNFDSAVVNLINYKKIRIIGDSIYLAPGMELDLGGLAVGYAVDKACEVAKASGIKSGLIDAGGDIACFGNKTYKIGIRNPFGKGAIKAVKVRNQSISTSGSYEKFIQKNNKKYTHIINPKTGQPIVDSVDNLVSVTVIADKTVDADAYATAVFVLGTDKGAELISSLGLKGILITKTGKLIEIGF from the coding sequence ATGAAATTAAGACTGATTTTAACTTTTTTGATATGTTTATCAATCTTCTGCGCCAAAATCCAAGAAAAACTTTTTCAATACAATGACTTTATCTTTGGTAGTTATCTTACAATAAAGATTTTTGCTTCAGACTCAGTTCAAGCCAAAAGGTCAATCCGAAAAATCATGCGCACGCTTCGTCATATTGATACGGTTGCTTCGGTATATATTAAAGAAAGCGAAGTTTCTAAACTCAACCGAAAAGGCTGTGCAATAATGTCTCGAGAACTAAAAGAATTAATAATGAAAGCAATTGAAGTCTCAGAAAAATCCGAAGGTGCTTTCGATATTACCGTAAGACCGGCAATGAAGGTTTGGGGGTTGGATAGCCTCAATGTTAAGCAAAGTCCTGTTGCTGAAAAAAACTTTGATAGTGCCGTTGTCAATCTTATTAATTACAAAAAGATTCGCATTATTGGTGATTCGATATATTTAGCGCCGGGCATGGAACTTGATTTGGGTGGGCTTGCAGTGGGTTATGCAGTTGATAAGGCCTGTGAAGTTGCCAAAGCCTCAGGAATTAAATCGGGTTTAATTGATGCGGGCGGCGATATCGCCTGTTTTGGTAATAAAACTTATAAGATTGGTATCAGAAATCCATTTGGTAAAGGCGCAATAAAAGCAGTTAAGGTTAGAAATCAATCTATCTCAACCTCAGGCAGTTATGAAAAATTCATTCAAAAAAACAATAAAAAATATACTCATATTATCAATCCGAAAACAGGACAGCCGATTGTGGATAGTGTTGATAACCTTGTTAGTGTTACAGTTATTGCGGATAAGACCGTTGATGCCGATGCTTATGCTACTGCGGTTTTTGTTTTAGGCACAGATAAAGGTGCAGAATTGATTTCTTCATTAGGATTAAAAGGCATATTAATAACCAAAACCGGCAAATTGATTGAAATTGGTTTTTAG
- the amrS gene encoding AmmeMemoRadiSam system radical SAM enzyme has product MQDINRLKEAKYYKTIQKAKKEFVQCELCPNFCVIAEGKVGLCLGRKNIGGKLYAINYGEVISMALDPIEKKPLYHYFPGSQIFSIATYGCNLRCPFCQNWEISQQKINGRYLSPQQLIEIAQKYPTVGIAYTYTEPLIWFEYLQDVTKLARKQGLKNVLVTNGMINPEPLNELLPWIDALNIDLKSIDESFYQDFVKGSLPAVKTTIELAQKKCHIELTNLIIPTKNDSKESLENLVNYVASLGKDTVLHFSRYFPHYQLDIVMTPSEKLQQALKIAKEKLNYVYVGNILGFDNNTYCPNCKNLLIDRGYFTAKIVGMKDNQCSRCGHIIYGRF; this is encoded by the coding sequence ATGCAAGATATAAATAGATTGAAAGAAGCAAAGTATTATAAGACAATACAGAAAGCAAAAAAAGAATTTGTCCAATGTGAACTCTGTCCCAATTTCTGTGTGATTGCAGAAGGAAAAGTAGGCTTGTGTTTAGGCCGAAAAAATATTGGTGGCAAACTTTATGCCATAAATTATGGCGAAGTAATCTCAATGGCGTTAGACCCAATTGAGAAAAAACCGTTATATCATTACTTTCCTGGTAGCCAAATATTTTCTATCGCGACCTATGGTTGTAATTTGCGTTGTCCCTTTTGTCAGAACTGGGAAATCTCACAACAGAAAATCAATGGTCGATATCTTTCACCCCAACAACTGATTGAAATTGCACAAAAATATCCAACAGTTGGCATTGCTTATACTTATACCGAACCGTTAATCTGGTTTGAGTATTTACAGGATGTTACGAAATTAGCCCGAAAGCAGGGACTAAAGAATGTTCTGGTGACAAATGGTATGATTAATCCTGAACCGTTAAACGAACTTCTGCCTTGGATTGATGCCTTAAATATCGATTTAAAATCTATTGATGAATCGTTTTATCAGGATTTTGTTAAAGGGAGTTTGCCAGCAGTAAAGACGACAATTGAGTTGGCGCAAAAAAAATGTCACATTGAGTTGACGAACCTGATTATTCCGACCAAAAATGACTCTAAAGAATCTTTGGAAAACTTAGTAAATTATGTGGCGAGTCTGGGTAAAGATACTGTGCTGCATTTTTCCCGATATTTTCCCCATTATCAATTGGATATTGTAATGACACCGTCAGAAAAATTACAACAAGCACTGAAAATTGCAAAAGAAAAATTAAATTATGTCTATGTCGGTAATATTTTAGGCTTTGATAATAACACTTATTGTCCTAATTGTAAAAACTTGCTTATTGACCGTGGTTATTTTACCGCTAAAATAGTTGGTATGAAAGATAACCAATGTAGTCGGTGCGGACATATTATTTATGGTAGATTTTAA